A single region of the Pyricularia oryzae 70-15 chromosome 4, whole genome shotgun sequence genome encodes:
- a CDS encoding HAL protein kinase, translating into MGSTSEARTSSSAGASQPSSIRSVDVSAKSSPTLAPQNGHHNGVPNSAEQVLKPVEKTSVKERLTRMFSTKDTQRSSNLAPPSGDKSAPVSPGLAPPVRNQPPSRKGSTTDKASEKTAAASAAKAAKSSNGTAHQQQRFLVNPDAQGGHEHHLKSSRRQEKLSDMFRSMLGGGKRAEQQDHDLSLVSGWVDTLKQEKDKDKDVGQAGEKRGGPNASVTLVEKYGKCQEVVGRGAFGIVRISHKKMDNGAGERLFAVKEFRRRPEENEKKYSKRLTAEFCISSSLRHPNVIHTLDLLQDAKGDYCEVMEFCPGGDLYTLVLAAGKLEVQEADCFFKQMMRGVEYMHEMGVAHRDLKPENLLLTTHGALKITDFGNGECFRMAWENDAHMVSGLCGSGPYIAPEEYTSKEFDARAVDVWACGVIYMAMRTGRHLWRIAKKDEDEFYARYLEGRRDEEGYGPIESLHRARCRNVIYSILDPNPSRRITASQVLKSEWGREIKLCKAGEEGL; encoded by the exons ATGGGGAGCACGTCGGAAGCAAGGACGTCATCTTCCGCCGGCGCATCGCAACCCTCGTCCATAAGATCAGTCGACGTCTCCGCAAAATCGTCACCAACCCTGGCGCCTCAAAATGGACACCACAACGGCGTCCCGAATTCGGCTGAACAGGTTTTAAAGCCCGTCGAGAAGACTTCGGTCAAGGAGCGCCTCACTCGCATGTTTTCGACCAAGGACACGCAACGGTCCTCGAATCTCGCTCCTCCCTCGGGCGATAAGTCCGCCCCTGTCAGCCCCGGTCTCGCTCCACCGGTAAGGAATCAACCTCCGAGTCGCAAGGGTTCCACCACCGACAAGGCATCTGAAAAGACggccgccgccagcgccgccaaggccgccaagTCGAGCAATGGCACCGCACACCAGCAGCAACGATTTCTCGTCAACCCTGACGCACAGGGTGGCCATGAGCATCATCTCAAGAGTAGCCGGCGCCAGGAGAAGCTGTCAGACATGTTCCGCAGCATgctgggcggcggcaagcGCGCCGAGCAGCAAGATCACGATCTCTCGCTCGTTTCCGGATGGGTAGACACGCTGAAGCAAgagaaggacaaggacaaggatgtCGGTCAAGCCGGCGAGAAGCGCGGAGGTCCCAACGCATCCGTGACCTTGGTGGAGAAGTACGGCAAATGCCAGGAGGTTGTGGGTCGCGGAGCGTTCGGAATCGTGAGGATATCTCACAAGAAGATGGACAACGGTGCCGGTGAAAGGTTGTTTGCCGTTAAAGAATTTCGCCGTAGGCCCGAGGAGAACGAAAAGAAGTACAGCAAGCGACTGACGGCGGAGTTTTGTATCTCGTCCAGCCTGCGCCACCCCAACGTCATCCACACGTTAGACTTGCTGCAGGATGCCAAAGGAGACTATTGTGAAGTCATGGAGTTTTGCCCTGGCGGCGATCTGTACACACTCGTGCTTGCCGCCGGGAAGCTTGAGGTCCAGGAGGCGGACTGTTTCTTCAAGCAGATGATGCGTGGCGTCGAGTACATGCACGAAATGGGCGTGGCGCACCGTGATCTAAAGCCTGAGAACTTGCTTCTGACGACCCACGGCGCCCTCAAGATTACGGATTTTGGCAACGGCGAGTGTTTCCGCATGGCCTGGGAGAACGATGCGCACATGGTTTCGGGCCTGTGCGGCTCCGGTCCTTATATCGCTCCCGAAGAGTACACAAGCAAGGAGTTCGACGCCAGGGCTGTCGATGTGTGGGCCTGTGGTGTCATCTATATGGCCATGAGAACTGGCCGCCACCTCTGGCGAATTGCCAAGAAAGATGAGGATGAGTTTTACGCCCGTTACCTCGAGGGACGTCGAGATGAGGAGGGCTATGGGCCGATAGAGTCATTACACAGG GCTCGCTGCAGAAACGTTATATATTCCATATTAGACCCCAATCCATCACGGCGCATCACAGCCTCTCAGGTCCTCAAATCGGAATGGGGCCGCGAGATCAAGCTGTGCAAGGCCGGTGAGGAAGGCTTGTAG